One part of the Salmo salar chromosome ssa10, Ssal_v3.1, whole genome shotgun sequence genome encodes these proteins:
- the LOC106613730 gene encoding transmembrane protein 161A, whose protein sequence is MALIGVQLVVSLLAASIMQRMAPHCSFARWLLCNGSLFRFKHPSEGELCALAGKQMPSKPSKRDRRQNGDSKPLTVPKDIDLHLEKAPVGVLDALVLRFFLEYQWLIDFAVYAMGIYLFTEGYFCVVDPAKEVHIGAIWCVLTVLCCLKTLHSLMGHYFRSDEGGERSVCLAFGFLSLLVAMLVLVVREDYLEFGLEPGFNSLFDNLEVFAKHQGFAEWSVPVTKLTVKLGLAAICAFIGALLAFPGLRLAQTHLDAVQMNSDRPFIQMLLHMSFLAPVVVIVLWIKPIARDFLGNAPMGKTSVTLMSSAVFDSVRLWTVVVLCCLRLALTRYHMQAYLNLSQKWVDQMKKEAGRIAAIDIQRKVTRVFCYLTIVTLQYMVPVLLILFSTLALKALGDFSWSGAEQALGVTPALVMPTVSPVLPGLEDDEEGMEDIEEDIQATVARLTEGFSALRSVLTPLFFRGLFAFLTWWVAACQVISSLFGIYFHQYLMQN, encoded by the exons ATG GCGCTGATTGGAGTGCAGCTGGTGGTCAGCTTGCTGGCTGCTAGCATCATGCAGAGAATGGCTCCACACTGTTCATTTGCCCGCTGGCTCCTGTGCAATGGCAG TCTTTTCCGGTTCAAACACCCCTCTGAGGGAGAACTGTGTGCCCTAGCTGGAAAACAGATGCCCAGCAAGCCCAGCAAGAGAGACAG GAGACAGAATGGGGACAGCAAGCCTCTCACAGTTCCCAAGGACATCGACCTTCACTTAGAAAAAGCCCCAGTCGGCGTCCTTGATGCCCTTG TACTGCGATTCTTCCTGGAGTACCAGTGGTTGATTGACTTTGCAGTGTATGCCATGGGCATCTACCTTTTCACTGAGGGCTACTTTTGTGTAGTGGACCCTGCCAAGGAGGTCCACATTGGGGCCATCTGGTGTGTGCTGACTGTTCTCTGCTGCCT GAAAACCCTCCACTCCCTGATGGGCCACTACTTCAGGTCTGACGAGGGAGGCGAGCGCTCGGTGTGCCTGGCCTTTGGATTCCTGTCTCTGCTGGTGGCCATGCTGGTGCTGGTGGTCAGAGAGGACTACCTGGAGTTTGGCCTGGAGCCTG GTTTTAACAGTCTTTTTGACAACCTTGAGGTTTTCGCAAAACATCAAGGCTTTGCTGAGTGGTC AGTCCCAGTGACCAAGCTGACTGTGAAGTTGGGTCTGGCTGCCATCTGTGCTTTTATTGGTGCTTTGCTGGCCTTCCCTGGCCTCCGTCTAGCCCAGACCCACCTGGACGCAGTTCAGATGAACTCAGACCGCCCATTCATCCA AATGCTGTTGCACATGAGCTTCCTGGCCCCAGTGGTGGTGATCGTGTTGTGGATCAAACCCATTGCTAGGGATTTCCTGGGGAACGCTCCAATGGGGAAGACCTCAGTCACcct TATGTCAAGCGCGGTGTTTGACAGTGTTCGTCTGTGGACAGTGGTGGTGCTGTGCTGCCTGAGGCTGGCCCTCACCCGCTACCACATGCAagcctacctcaacctgtcccagAAGTGGGTGGACCAGATGAAGAAGGAGGCGGGGCGCATTGCCGCCATCGACATCCAGAGGAAG GTGACCCGTGTGTTCTGCTACCTGACCATAGTCACCCTGCAGTACATGGTCCCTGTTCTACTCATCCTCTTCTCTACCCTGGCTCTGAAGGCCCTTG GTGACTTCTCGTGGAGTGGCGCAGAGCAGGCTCTGGGGGTGACCCCTGCCCTGGTAATGCCCACGGTCTCTCCCGTCCTGCCAGGGCTGGAGGACgatgaggaggggatggaggacaTCGAGGAGGACATCCAGGCCACGGTGGCCCGTCTGACCGAGGGCTTCTCGGCCCTGCGCTCCGTCCTCACCCCCCTCTTCTTCAGAGGCCTCTTTGCCTTCCTCACCTGGTGGGTGGCCGCCTGCCAAGTCATCAGCAGCCTGTTTGGAATTTACTTCCACCAGTACCTCATGCAGAACTGA